A genomic region of Methanothermobacter sp. CaT2 contains the following coding sequences:
- a CDS encoding DUF2120 family protein: MKLHRIAGEIMGFFEAFEGSRPALDSREILIVRGMSRKRMNAEDMSRELDSLIEHLGATELDLLSEEGAALIGVMDEQIRSCVEVGTETDIGGIHRLKESLEDMNFSVDYRLCMADETGLFVVLYRDRSGVGPCFVEAVVSDLSE, translated from the coding sequence ATGAAACTGCACAGGATAGCCGGAGAAATCATGGGTTTCTTTGAAGCATTTGAGGGTTCCAGACCCGCACTTGACTCCCGGGAAATTCTCATAGTGAGGGGAATGTCCAGGAAGAGGATGAATGCGGAGGACATGTCCCGGGAACTTGATAGTTTGATTGAACACCTTGGAGCCACAGAACTGGATTTACTCTCAGAGGAGGGCGCTGCCCTCATAGGTGTTATGGATGAACAGATAAGGTCATGTGTGGAGGTTGGAACCGAAACCGATATAGGGGGAATACACCGTCTGAAGGAATCCCTTGAGGATATGAACTTCAGTGTTGACTACCGCCTCTGCATGGCCGACGAGACAGGCCTCTTTGTTGTTCTCTACAGGGACCGGAGCGGAGTCGGACCCTGCTTTGTTGAGGCTGTTGTCTCTGACCTATCTGAATAA
- the mptA gene encoding GTP cyclohydrolase MptA: MGLVCFPDTQDKIPSIPVHLTRVGVTGVKKLLKIEREGRRPIILLPTFDAFVDLPSKQRGIHMSRNPEAISDVLEEVVENNALELESLCAEIVNELLKKHRYARRAEVSMNSDFMFMKRSPVTRRKSQEMTKIMADAIGYRDDDGIVIRKMIGAEVVGMTVCPCAQESVREASRQKLLEFLDDETVERVLDCVSFASHNQRGRGMIMIEVPEDQTIRAEKLIDIIESSMSSPVYELLKRPDENAVVMSAHENPMFVEDCVRNMVHRIVSEYPHLPDDTIVTVRQINEESIHRHNAFAEKVATMGELRYEIEELNGAGS, from the coding sequence TTGGGTTTAGTTTGTTTTCCAGATACACAGGACAAGATTCCTAGCATCCCCGTCCACCTCACAAGGGTGGGTGTTACAGGTGTTAAGAAGCTTCTGAAGATAGAGCGGGAGGGCAGAAGGCCCATAATCCTGCTTCCAACATTTGATGCCTTCGTGGATCTTCCGAGCAAACAGAGGGGGATCCACATGTCAAGGAACCCCGAGGCCATAAGTGACGTCCTCGAGGAGGTTGTTGAGAACAACGCACTTGAACTCGAATCCCTCTGCGCAGAGATAGTTAATGAACTCCTCAAGAAGCACAGGTACGCCCGGAGGGCCGAGGTAAGCATGAACAGCGACTTCATGTTCATGAAAAGGTCGCCGGTGACCCGGAGGAAGAGTCAGGAGATGACAAAGATAATGGCAGACGCCATCGGTTACCGGGACGATGATGGGATAGTCATACGGAAGATGATAGGGGCAGAGGTTGTGGGTATGACCGTGTGTCCCTGTGCACAGGAATCTGTCAGGGAAGCCTCACGCCAGAAGCTCCTTGAATTTCTTGACGATGAGACCGTCGAGAGAGTCCTTGACTGTGTATCCTTCGCCTCCCACAACCAGAGGGGGCGTGGCATGATAATGATAGAGGTCCCTGAGGACCAGACCATAAGGGCTGAGAAGCTCATAGACATCATAGAGAGCTCCATGAGTTCACCTGTCTATGAACTCCTCAAGAGACCCGACGAGAACGCGGTGGTGATGAGTGCCCATGAAAATCCCATGTTCGTTGAGGACTGTGTCCGTAACATGGTCCACAGGATAGTCAGTGAGTACCCCCACCTGCCGGATGACACCATCGTTACCGTAAGGCAGATAAACGAGGAGAGCATACACAGACACAACGCCTTCGCAGAGAAGGTTGCGACCATGGGAGAACTCAGATACGAGATAGAAGAACTTAACGGTGCCGGGAGTTGA
- a CDS encoding DUF429 domain-containing protein — MDPAAADGRESGIFILEGDTYELLSAFSLREIIDAVKSADVVAVDAPLSLPAGRCCLEHDCSCSRYGHFRRADLELRRYGSVLPLTWRGMRELTMRGMKMAEILGSMGVKVIETHPRTADSVAGLSGWMIRKLGIEDLEMSVHQRDALIAGAVAILYCRGDFIELGDPVEGTIILPSPGVEL; from the coding sequence GTGGATCCGGCGGCAGCAGATGGAAGAGAAAGCGGTATTTTTATCCTGGAGGGCGACACCTATGAACTATTGAGTGCCTTCTCCCTCCGGGAGATAATAGATGCAGTTAAGTCTGCAGATGTGGTGGCAGTCGACGCACCCCTATCCCTCCCGGCCGGGCGCTGCTGCCTTGAACATGACTGCAGCTGCAGCAGATATGGCCACTTCAGAAGGGCCGACCTGGAGCTGAGGCGGTATGGTTCCGTCCTTCCCCTCACATGGCGGGGTATGAGGGAGCTCACCATGAGGGGCATGAAGATGGCAGAGATACTGGGATCCATGGGGGTGAAGGTAATTGAAACCCACCCGAGAACTGCAGATTCAGTGGCAGGTCTCTCGGGATGGATGATCAGAAAACTGGGAATTGAAGATCTGGAGATGAGTGTACACCAGAGGGACGCCCTCATAGCCGGAGCGGTCGCCATCCTCTACTGCAGGGGAGACTTCATTGAACTTGGAGATCCAGTGGAGGGCACAATAATTCTACCATCCCCTGGCGTGGAATTGTAG
- a CDS encoding beta-CASP ribonuclease aCPSF1: MVSEMLEEIKRTIMQRLPERVQVAKVEFEGPEVVIYTKNPEIITENGNLIRDIAKDIRKRIIIRSDRSVLMDPEKAIRKIHEIVPEEAKITNISFDDVTCEVIIEARKPGLVIGKYGSTSREIVKNTGWAPKILRTPPISSEIIERIRRTLRKNSKERKKILQQLGNRIHQKPKYDNDWARLTAMGGFREVGRSCLYLQTPNSRVLLDCGVNVAGGDDKNSYPYLNVPEFTLDSLDAVIITHAHLDHSGFLPYLYHYGYDGPVYCTAPTRDLMTLLQLDHIDIAHREDEPLPFNVKHVKKSVKHTITLDYGEVTDIAPDIRLTLHNAGHILGSAMAHLHIGDGQHNMVYTGDFKYEQSRLLEAAANRFPRIETLVMESTYGGHEDVQPSRNRAEKELVKTIYSTLRRGGKILIPVFAVGRAQELMIVLEEYIRTGIIDEVPVYIDGMIWEANAIHTARPEYLSKDLRDQIFHMGHNPFISDIFHKVNGMDERREIVEGEPSIILSTSGMLTGGNSLEYFKWLCEDPDNSLVFVGYQAEGSLGRRIQKGWKEIPLKDEDDKMRVYNVRMNIKTIEGFSGHSDRRQLMEYVKRISPKPEKILLCHGDNYKTLDLASSIYRTYRIETKTPLNLETVRIQ, encoded by the coding sequence ATGGTTTCAGAGATGCTTGAAGAAATCAAAAGGACAATAATGCAGAGACTTCCCGAGAGGGTCCAGGTTGCGAAGGTGGAATTCGAGGGGCCCGAGGTGGTAATATACACCAAGAACCCGGAGATAATAACCGAGAACGGCAACCTCATAAGGGACATTGCAAAGGATATCCGGAAGAGGATAATTATAAGATCCGACAGGTCCGTCCTCATGGACCCTGAGAAGGCCATAAGGAAGATACATGAGATAGTGCCCGAGGAGGCCAAGATAACCAACATATCCTTTGATGATGTCACCTGTGAGGTGATAATTGAGGCCCGGAAACCAGGACTTGTGATAGGCAAGTACGGATCCACGTCAAGGGAAATAGTCAAGAACACTGGCTGGGCACCCAAGATACTGAGAACACCACCAATATCCTCTGAGATAATAGAAAGAATACGTAGAACACTGAGGAAGAACAGCAAGGAAAGAAAGAAGATTCTGCAGCAACTTGGGAACCGGATACATCAGAAGCCAAAGTATGACAATGACTGGGCAAGGCTCACCGCCATGGGTGGTTTCAGGGAGGTTGGAAGGTCCTGCCTCTACCTTCAAACCCCCAACAGCAGGGTCCTCCTGGACTGTGGTGTCAACGTTGCGGGTGGAGATGATAAGAACTCCTATCCCTACCTCAATGTCCCTGAATTCACCCTTGACAGCCTTGACGCAGTCATAATCACCCATGCACACCTTGACCACTCAGGTTTCCTCCCATACCTCTACCACTACGGCTACGATGGGCCCGTCTACTGCACGGCACCAACAAGGGACCTCATGACGCTCCTGCAGCTGGACCACATCGACATTGCCCACAGGGAGGATGAACCCCTCCCATTCAATGTGAAGCACGTTAAGAAGAGCGTGAAGCACACGATAACCCTCGACTATGGTGAGGTGACAGACATAGCCCCTGATATAAGGCTGACACTCCACAACGCGGGTCACATCCTGGGGTCTGCCATGGCACACCTCCACATAGGGGACGGGCAGCACAACATGGTCTACACAGGGGACTTCAAGTATGAGCAGAGCAGACTTCTGGAGGCTGCAGCAAACAGGTTCCCCCGGATTGAAACCCTTGTGATGGAGAGCACCTACGGGGGCCATGAGGATGTCCAGCCATCAAGGAACCGTGCAGAGAAGGAACTCGTTAAGACCATCTACTCAACCCTCAGGAGGGGGGGTAAGATACTGATACCGGTTTTTGCTGTTGGAAGGGCCCAGGAACTCATGATAGTCCTTGAGGAGTACATAAGGACCGGTATAATCGACGAGGTACCTGTCTACATTGATGGTATGATCTGGGAGGCCAATGCAATCCACACTGCAAGGCCTGAGTACCTCAGCAAGGACCTGAGGGACCAGATATTCCACATGGGCCACAATCCCTTCATCTCAGACATCTTCCACAAGGTGAACGGTATGGATGAGCGGAGGGAAATAGTTGAGGGCGAACCATCCATAATCCTCTCAACTTCAGGTATGCTGACCGGTGGTAACTCACTGGAGTACTTCAAGTGGCTATGTGAGGACCCGGACAATTCCCTTGTATTTGTCGGTTACCAGGCCGAGGGGTCCCTTGGTAGAAGGATCCAGAAGGGCTGGAAGGAGATCCCCCTCAAGGATGAGGATGATAAGATGAGGGTCTACAATGTCAGGATGAACATAAAGACCATTGAGGGTTTCAGCGGTCACTCAGACAGGAGGCAGCTCATGGAATACGTTAAGAGGATATCACCGAAACCAGAGAAGATACTCCTGTGTCACGGAGACAACTACAAGACCCTTGACCTGGCATCAAGTATCTACAGGACATACCGGATAGAGACCAAGACCCCCCTGAACCTGGAAACCGTGCGTATCCAGTGA
- the psmB gene encoding archaeal proteasome endopeptidase complex subunit beta, whose amino-acid sequence MNDKNTLKGTTTVGITCKDGVVFATERRASMGNLIAHKATDKIFKIDEHIAATIAGSVADAQSLMKYLKAEAALYRMRNSEKISIEAAAALAANILHSSRFYPFIVQTLLGGVDENGAKIYSLDPSGGMIPDKFVSTGSGSPVAYGVLEDRYSDELYVDEAVDVAIRAVKSAMERDTYSGNGILVATVTEEEGFRMLSEEEIQKRIENLN is encoded by the coding sequence ATGAACGATAAAAACACGCTGAAAGGCACCACAACTGTTGGCATAACATGCAAGGATGGAGTTGTTTTTGCCACAGAGAGAAGGGCCAGTATGGGCAACCTCATAGCCCATAAGGCTACAGACAAGATTTTTAAAATAGATGAACACATAGCCGCGACCATCGCAGGTTCAGTGGCGGATGCTCAGAGCCTCATGAAGTACCTCAAGGCTGAGGCTGCACTTTACCGCATGAGAAACTCAGAAAAAATAAGCATAGAGGCCGCCGCTGCACTTGCAGCTAATATATTACACTCATCACGTTTCTATCCATTCATAGTACAGACACTCCTTGGAGGCGTCGACGAGAACGGTGCAAAGATCTACTCCCTTGACCCGTCAGGGGGGATGATACCAGACAAGTTCGTCTCAACGGGTTCCGGTTCACCGGTTGCCTACGGTGTCCTTGAGGACAGATACAGTGATGAACTGTACGTGGACGAGGCAGTGGACGTGGCCATAAGGGCCGTAAAATCCGCCATGGAGAGGGACACCTACTCAGGTAACGGAATCCTTGTGGCGACCGTCACAGAGGAGGAAGGTTTCAGGATGCTTAGTGAAGAGGAAATCCAGAAAAGGATTGAAAACCTCAACTGA
- a CDS encoding Lrp/AsnC family transcriptional regulator, giving the protein MDDDLVKIDDIDRKIIDLLNEDGRMSYRNISRILDVSVGTVHNRVEKLVKKGVIKKFVPIIDHSKLGYKLTAIIGVKVKGGVLRNWETRTAYHKNVLAVYDVTGEFDAILIGKFRDTGELDSFIKGLLSEGDVQRTYTQTVLNIVKEDMTSTKMIGD; this is encoded by the coding sequence ATGGATGATGATCTGGTCAAAATCGATGATATTGACAGAAAGATAATAGACCTCCTGAATGAGGACGGACGCATGTCCTACAGGAACATATCAAGGATACTCGACGTTTCAGTGGGTACCGTCCACAACCGTGTTGAAAAACTTGTTAAAAAGGGGGTTATAAAGAAATTTGTGCCCATAATCGACCACTCCAAGCTCGGATACAAGCTGACAGCCATCATAGGTGTGAAGGTCAAGGGAGGGGTCCTGAGGAACTGGGAGACAAGGACCGCCTACCATAAGAACGTCCTGGCAGTGTATGACGTTACAGGAGAATTCGACGCCATACTCATAGGTAAGTTCCGGGACACCGGTGAACTTGACAGCTTCATAAAGGGCCTCCTCAGTGAGGGGGATGTGCAGAGGACATACACACAGACGGTCCTCAACATCGTCAAGGAGGATATGACCTCCACCAAGATGATCGGAGATTAA
- a CDS encoding DUF2100 domain-containing protein — protein MDRIRFEQAEKLIRKSCINLKREQGFRDASDGVIDTGKLQEAMMELIDAEEYLYTSLPTHELRGEDASEFCRKLIAAREAIDHILADFGVLERQDPSERIREAARGKLIIVNNSSVKKLLVKAGVEAQNILVAGAPLSVDDMKEINPKIPESALRGIEKKIEHLRNDIERKLAALEDVLVVGEPDKSTVLLAARAEELYGADSRLMENIKDLNAENILELLS, from the coding sequence ATGGATAGGATCAGATTCGAACAGGCAGAGAAGCTTATAAGAAAGTCATGCATTAACCTCAAGAGGGAACAGGGATTCAGGGATGCCAGTGATGGTGTCATCGACACCGGGAAGCTTCAGGAGGCCATGATGGAACTCATCGATGCCGAGGAGTACCTTTACACAAGCCTCCCAACCCATGAACTTAGAGGTGAGGATGCTTCAGAATTCTGCAGGAAGCTGATAGCCGCCAGGGAGGCCATTGACCATATACTCGCAGACTTCGGTGTCCTTGAAAGGCAGGACCCATCCGAGAGGATAAGGGAGGCTGCAAGGGGTAAACTCATAATTGTGAACAATTCCTCAGTCAAAAAACTCCTTGTGAAGGCAGGGGTAGAAGCTCAGAATATCCTGGTTGCAGGAGCACCCCTCTCAGTTGATGATATGAAGGAGATAAACCCAAAAATCCCTGAAAGTGCCCTCAGGGGTATAGAGAAGAAGATAGAGCACCTCCGGAACGACATTGAGAGGAAGCTTGCTGCCCTGGAGGATGTTCTGGTTGTGGGCGAACCCGATAAGAGCACAGTTCTACTTGCAGCAAGGGCGGAAGAACTCTATGGTGCCGATTCACGGTTAATGGAGAACATAAAGGACCTGAACGCCGAGAATATTCTGGAGTTACTCTCCTGA
- a CDS encoding formate--phosphoribosylaminoimidazolecarboxamide ligase, with the protein MGKVNREEILEILEGYSKKDITVATLGSHTSLHILNGAKREGFKTAVVCERGREVPYQRFKVADEFIMVDKFSDIVNDDVQDELRSMNSIIVPHGSFVAYAGLDHIENDFYVPMFGNRDILRWESERDLERKLMKEAGIRIPFKYTDPNEIDRTVMVKFPGARGGRGYFVASSTEEFNEKIDSMLERGWITEDDVKDAHIEEYVAGTNFCIHYFYSIMNDEVELMGMDSRFESNIDGLVRIPARDQLDINLDPSYVITGNHPVAMRESLLPQVFDIGDRMVEAANKIVPPGMNGPFCLQTMCTDNLEIVTFEMSARTDGGTNTFMHGSTYSYLLHGEGMSMGRRVAREIMVAAEQDRLPEIIT; encoded by the coding sequence ATGGGTAAGGTAAACCGTGAAGAGATACTCGAGATCCTTGAAGGATACAGCAAAAAGGATATAACAGTAGCAACCCTGGGCAGCCACACATCACTGCACATACTGAACGGGGCAAAGCGGGAGGGCTTCAAGACAGCAGTTGTCTGTGAGAGGGGTCGTGAAGTTCCATATCAGCGATTCAAAGTTGCAGATGAATTCATAATGGTTGATAAATTCAGTGATATAGTGAATGATGATGTTCAGGACGAACTGAGGTCAATGAACAGCATAATAGTCCCTCACGGCTCATTTGTGGCCTATGCAGGTCTTGATCACATTGAAAATGACTTCTATGTCCCCATGTTCGGTAACAGGGATATACTGAGATGGGAATCTGAACGTGACCTTGAGAGGAAGCTCATGAAGGAGGCAGGTATAAGGATACCCTTCAAGTACACTGACCCTAATGAAATAGACAGGACTGTCATGGTCAAGTTCCCTGGTGCCAGGGGTGGTCGTGGATACTTCGTGGCTTCAAGTACAGAGGAGTTCAATGAAAAGATCGACTCCATGCTGGAGAGGGGCTGGATAACTGAGGACGATGTTAAAGATGCCCACATAGAGGAATACGTAGCAGGTACCAACTTCTGCATCCACTACTTCTACTCAATCATGAACGATGAGGTCGAACTAATGGGGATGGACAGCAGATTTGAGTCAAACATCGACGGCCTCGTAAGGATACCTGCAAGGGACCAGCTTGACATAAACCTTGACCCCTCCTACGTGATAACCGGTAACCACCCGGTTGCCATGAGGGAATCCCTTCTCCCACAGGTCTTTGACATAGGAGACCGGATGGTGGAAGCAGCAAACAAGATTGTTCCGCCTGGCATGAACGGCCCCTTCTGTCTCCAGACCATGTGCACAGATAACCTTGAGATTGTGACATTTGAGATGAGCGCACGTACAGATGGGGGTACAAACACCTTCATGCACGGTTCAACCTACAGTTACCTCCTCCACGGTGAGGGCATGAGCATGGGCCGTCGCGTTGCAAGGGAGATCATGGTGGCCGCAGAGCAGGACCGCCTTCCAGAGATCATAACCTGA
- a CDS encoding DUF4013 domain-containing protein, with protein MDIGEIVNDAIRYPSSDWKKVIILGVLIIASILILPVFLVMGYGFRALKASIAGFDELPEFDEWGEMFVDGLKVFVVQIAYMIVPLIIIFAGVLGSFTMVSPDTGVITNPTAFTGLVGGTTIIGIILAIILGLIETIAIAHMAYNDSELGAAFRFSEILDVISQIGWLDYIIWYIVVGLISAVMAFIASFLNVIPVLGTLIAVLIIYPYIQLFWNRALALRYAYE; from the coding sequence ATGGATATAGGTGAAATTGTAAATGATGCCATAAGGTACCCCTCCAGTGACTGGAAGAAGGTCATAATACTGGGTGTCCTTATAATAGCCAGTATTCTAATTTTACCCGTCTTCCTGGTCATGGGGTACGGTTTCAGGGCGCTGAAGGCCTCAATAGCTGGCTTCGATGAACTGCCTGAATTCGATGAATGGGGAGAAATGTTCGTCGATGGGCTCAAGGTATTCGTTGTTCAGATAGCATACATGATAGTTCCACTGATAATTATATTCGCAGGTGTTCTTGGTTCCTTTACTATGGTTTCACCAGACACAGGTGTTATCACAAACCCCACAGCATTCACAGGCCTCGTAGGAGGTACAACGATAATAGGCATAATACTCGCAATTATCCTTGGACTCATAGAGACAATAGCCATCGCACACATGGCCTACAATGACAGCGAACTCGGTGCAGCCTTCAGGTTCAGTGAGATACTTGACGTGATATCCCAGATCGGATGGCTGGACTACATAATCTGGTACATCGTTGTGGGTCTGATCTCAGCGGTGATGGCATTCATTGCAAGTTTCCTGAATGTGATACCGGTTCTGGGTACCCTGATCGCGGTCCTCATAATATACCCCTACATCCAGCTCTTCTGGAACAGGGCCCTTGCACTCAGATACGCCTACGAATAA
- a CDS encoding class I SAM-dependent methyltransferase family protein has product MKWARIGDIIVLNREADDPEALLDMEGVRSVIQVEGIHGPLRRPRVRVLAGNGTETVHKENGCLFRIDLSRVMWSRGNINERARIPSLVEEGETVVDMFAGIGYFSIPVAVHSDPGRVYSVELNPDSFELLKSNITLNRVEGIIEPIMGDCREVAPELDADRVIMGYVGRTHHFLDAAMECVSDGGVIHYHETAPEAIRFSRPLRRIERAAHPRRVSLLDKRVIKKYSPGVWHVVLDVRIH; this is encoded by the coding sequence ATGAAATGGGCAAGGATAGGAGATATTATAGTCCTCAACAGGGAAGCGGATGACCCTGAGGCTTTACTTGATATGGAGGGGGTCAGGAGTGTAATCCAGGTGGAGGGTATACATGGTCCCCTCAGGAGGCCGAGGGTCAGGGTACTTGCAGGTAACGGCACAGAAACGGTTCACAAAGAGAATGGCTGCCTCTTCAGGATAGACCTCTCAAGGGTCATGTGGTCACGGGGTAACATAAACGAGAGGGCCCGGATACCGTCACTTGTGGAGGAGGGTGAGACCGTTGTCGACATGTTCGCGGGTATAGGGTACTTCTCCATACCGGTGGCTGTCCATTCAGATCCAGGAAGGGTTTACTCAGTGGAGTTAAACCCGGACTCATTTGAACTCCTCAAATCCAACATAACCCTCAACAGGGTTGAAGGGATAATAGAACCCATCATGGGGGACTGCCGTGAAGTAGCCCCCGAACTTGATGCTGACAGGGTTATAATGGGTTACGTTGGAAGGACACACCACTTCCTTGACGCCGCGATGGAGTGTGTAAGTGATGGGGGCGTTATACATTACCATGAAACCGCACCGGAGGCCATAAGATTCTCAAGACCCCTCAGGCGGATTGAGAGGGCGGCGCATCCAAGGAGGGTCTCACTGCTTGATAAGCGCGTTATAAAGAAGTACTCCCCCGGGGTCTGGCATGTCGTGCTGGATGTCAGGATACACTAG
- the cofG gene encoding 7,8-didemethyl-8-hydroxy-5-deazariboflavin synthase CofG has protein sequence MLHSKDEVLEVLLMKGPDILDLMKRACEPGSVTYSRNIFIPLTRACRNRCGYCTFRSDTPEPPLLEPEDVMGEVRRALSLGCTEALFTFGEDAHEFPGVRDKLESLGFGDMTDYTYHLCELTLDAGLLPHTNMGVIGYRELRMLKEVNASMGLMLESASPRLMETEAHRESPGKDPRLRIKMIEDAGRLRIPFTTGLLIGIGETLEERAESLLELRRIQDRYGHIQEIIIQNFRSKPGIPMENQREPSLLEMVKMVAAAKIMFPDVSIQVPPNLNRETGEVFLLAGADDWGGVSPISRDYVNPEAPWPEIDELKRITESAGFALEERLPVYRKFISREFLSPRVMERIEELYPRFIETL, from the coding sequence ATGCTCCACTCAAAGGACGAAGTACTCGAAGTCCTCCTCATGAAGGGGCCGGATATACTGGACCTCATGAAGAGGGCCTGTGAACCTGGAAGCGTGACCTACTCAAGGAACATATTCATACCCCTCACAAGGGCCTGCCGGAACCGCTGCGGATACTGCACCTTCAGGTCAGACACCCCTGAGCCCCCCCTACTTGAACCTGAAGACGTTATGGGTGAGGTGAGGAGAGCCCTCTCCCTCGGCTGTACTGAGGCCCTCTTCACCTTCGGTGAGGATGCCCATGAGTTCCCAGGGGTTCGGGACAAGCTTGAATCCCTTGGCTTTGGAGATATGACTGATTACACATATCACCTCTGTGAGCTGACACTTGATGCTGGACTCCTGCCACACACCAATATGGGTGTGATAGGCTACCGCGAACTGAGGATGCTGAAGGAGGTAAACGCATCCATGGGCCTCATGCTCGAATCAGCGAGTCCCAGGCTCATGGAAACAGAGGCCCACCGTGAAAGCCCTGGTAAGGACCCCAGATTGAGGATAAAGATGATAGAGGACGCTGGGAGACTGAGGATACCATTCACCACCGGCTTGCTCATAGGTATAGGTGAAACCCTCGAGGAGAGGGCCGAGTCCCTCCTTGAGCTTAGGCGAATACAGGACAGGTACGGGCATATACAGGAGATAATAATCCAGAACTTCCGCTCAAAACCTGGAATCCCCATGGAGAACCAGCGGGAACCCTCCCTCCTTGAAATGGTGAAGATGGTTGCGGCTGCAAAGATAATGTTCCCTGATGTGAGCATACAGGTCCCTCCGAACCTGAACAGGGAAACCGGTGAGGTATTCCTCCTGGCCGGTGCAGATGACTGGGGTGGTGTATCACCCATCAGCCGGGACTATGTGAATCCCGAGGCACCATGGCCAGAGATAGATGAACTTAAAAGGATCACCGAATCTGCTGGATTTGCTCTTGAGGAGAGGCTCCCTGTATACAGAAAATTCATATCCAGGGAGTTTCTGAGCCCCCGTGTGATGGAACGGATAGAAGAGCTTTATCCCCGGTTCATCGAGACTCTGTGA
- a CDS encoding histone deacetylase family protein gives MVIIHSPSYDLHNHEGHVENSGRTRAILRAIESSDLSPRFVEPGMAGIDDILMVHSSTHVEYLEVFAGRGGGWLDYDTYMTPESFSVARLSAGGAMLAAEEALRDGWSYSLGRPPGHHATYDRSMGFCIFNNIAIAIEHARRNLGVSRPLVLDFDVHHGNGTSSIFYRDRNVMYISIHQDPRTLFPGTGFIDETGSGEGEGFNLNIPMPRGSGNREYLWILGMILPAVLEGFRPDMIFVSAGFDAHRRDPLAEIMVDEEFFSWIGWFIHQTGLPCAAVLEGGYDPEALGRSNIAFLRGLDGEEYEPETAAPGGVSGIFSQLSDRFSAYFNF, from the coding sequence ATGGTTATCATCCACTCCCCATCCTATGACCTGCACAATCATGAGGGTCACGTTGAAAATAGTGGCCGGACCAGGGCCATCCTTAGGGCCATAGAATCCTCGGATCTCTCCCCAAGGTTCGTGGAACCCGGGATGGCTGGAATCGATGATATCCTCATGGTACACAGCAGTACTCATGTGGAGTACCTTGAGGTCTTCGCAGGGAGGGGTGGCGGATGGCTTGACTATGACACCTACATGACCCCCGAGAGCTTCAGTGTCGCGAGGCTCTCAGCAGGGGGAGCCATGCTGGCTGCCGAGGAGGCCCTCAGGGATGGCTGGTCCTACTCACTTGGAAGGCCCCCGGGCCACCATGCCACCTATGACCGCTCCATGGGTTTCTGCATATTCAACAACATAGCCATAGCCATTGAGCATGCCCGCAGGAACCTCGGGGTCTCAAGGCCCCTGGTACTTGATTTCGACGTCCACCACGGGAACGGTACATCCAGCATATTCTACAGGGACAGGAATGTGATGTACATATCCATACACCAGGACCCACGGACCCTCTTCCCTGGAACCGGATTCATTGATGAGACCGGCTCCGGTGAGGGGGAGGGCTTCAACCTCAACATCCCCATGCCCAGGGGCTCGGGTAACCGTGAGTACCTCTGGATACTCGGGATGATACTCCCGGCGGTCCTGGAAGGATTCCGGCCGGATATGATCTTTGTATCAGCAGGCTTTGATGCCCACAGAAGGGATCCCCTTGCAGAGATCATGGTTGATGAGGAGTTCTTCTCATGGATCGGGTGGTTCATCCATCAGACAGGACTCCCCTGCGCCGCGGTTCTGGAGGGTGGCTATGACCCTGAGGCCCTTGGGAGATCAAATATCGCATTCCTGAGGGGTCTTGATGGTGAGGAATACGAACCTGAAACAGCGGCGCCCGGGGGTGTCTCTGGAATATTCAGCCAGCTGAGTGACAGGTTTTCAGCATACTTCAACTTCTGA